The stretch of DNA actagcttctaaggtggTGGCTAGTTGCATCTTCTAAAAAGCCGAATATAATGGGGAACGTTACCGTAATCTACTTTTCTACAAGTTGTAAGGGGTCTATTGGCTGGAAATATTTGAATGTTTTCGTCTCTCTTCTTCTGACAGATGTTTATCCTTTGTTATCCGGGGTTTGTTGCTTCATGTGAGAAAGATTACTAATGGTGTTTTGCTCTTTCTATCTCTCTGACATTTCTAGTTGTGTGATAGTGGAGGATCGCAAAGTTATCGCCTCTGGTAGCAATCGGACCACTGCAACACGAAATGTGCGTCTTTAGTATGGAAAAGTATTAGGCTATTAGCTGTATTCCACTTTGTTGATAATTACTATTCTTATACCCTTTCTAGGAATTGGCctagatattatatttttgaagtttgttATTTCAACTCTAAGCTGGTCCGAGTATTACATgtgttcttttctctctttgttgTTCGATTATTAGGGTACGAGACATGCAGAAATGGAAGCTATTGATGCCCTTCTTGAGGAGTGGCAGAAGATTGGACTTAACCAATTGGAAGTTGCAGAAAAATTTTCAAGATGTGATCTTTACGTTACATGTGAGCCTTGCATAATGTGTGCCACAGCTTTGTCCATACTTGGTACGAACATTTTTTTACCTACTTTAACATAATATTTGTTTTTGCATTTAGGTAACCACTTGACTAATTTCTGTTTGTTTGGGTAGGAATAAGGCAGGTATATTTTGGGTGTGCTAATGACAAATTTGGAGGATGTGGATCAATCTTGTCGCTGCACGAAAATGTCTCTGATAACATATCCAGGTCAGGAACTTTTATCAAGCTGGTGGGACAAATCCCATTCAATTTGAGTTTCAAAGATATGAACTTTAGAAGTATTGCTTTGTGTTAACTTAAACGCTCCTTTTCTGTAGCAGAAATGGTAGTACGCAGACAAAGGGCTTTAAATGCACTGGAGGGCTCATGTCTGAACATGCTATTGCTCTTCTACGATATTTCTATGAACAGGGGAACCCAAATGGTACTTAAGCTATCGGATCTTACCCTGAACTTTCCAGTAATTTCCATGTTCcattttttgcaaataattccTTCTGACTTGGcaaattatctattttttccTACTGTTTCAATTCAGATTTTTGAAATATACAGTTCTAAGTTGTTAGTCACTATTAACTTGTAATCATGGTTTCCTAGATTATAGTTTAGATGTCATCATCTTTCATATTCGATGGTATTGTggaaatattttctattatgtAACTCTTCCTTGGAAGCTTTTTTATAAACAGGTTGTGCTCTAGCCAAGCTAATGTTGTTGGAAACTGCTTCGACGCTAATGAGATTTATGATTGTAATCTTTTCTGTATTGCAGCTCCGAAGCCTCACAGGCCAGTCCAAGGTTCTCAGCAACTACATTGAGTATTAGATTTCCCtctgcttttcttcttctcgcCACGAGACTAAATTTTTGAAGAGCTTTTAGGAATCTACTAAGAACCTTAAATCCGTTTCAACACAATATGAGGTTTGTTTGATATATTACTTTTAGACATTTCATGATCTTTCCTAATTTTGTTCCAAGGTTTGATCCTCTTTGATTTGCCATGGAACAATACTTCCTGCTTCCATCTTCTGcttattgtattttatttcatcttttttttttttttggcagatCGTGCAGTTTACATCAGGAATAGCATCCAATTCTCCATTAAAAGCTTATAGCAGATCGATGACGAGAAATGTACTCATTGTATGGTTGAAAAGTGTCTACACAACTGATTGCAGGAAATTTTCTTATTAACTCACTACTGTATTATTATTCTCCAGCTCTCAAAAGAGCTATCAACTGACTTTTTGAGCATCTTCTATAGGGGTCCATGGTTTGTGGGTATGTTCATACATTTAAAGATTTCACTATAAAATAACGGTTtcatttgtattatttttttgtgataATTTGCTCTGTGTTGAAACATTGAGTGAGATAGAGGCCATGAGATCTCCTGCTTTTGCTGTGGAAGAAAATTGGAATGAACTTGTAAGGCTCAAAGCAAAAGTTAAAACTCCAGGGCCTAGGCattctgcttctgctgcacTTTGGCAAGGAAGAACATTCTATTACTTCATCTGCTAATTGTTCTAACCGACAAGCACTATGGCAGAATCCCTAGTCAGGTCACTTGCCTCACCATCTTAATTCTTGATTGAACAACTTAATCAAAACTTATGCACAATGATTCGAAGTTCTGTTTGCAGGCAATTTCAGCATTGATaatggccaaaaaaaaaatcagcatttATGACAAGGGCAGTCCAGCAAAGTCATCTATCAATTAAAACAAacttttcaatataaaaaataaaataagcagCACATATTGATTAATCCCCATTGACTCATATAAACTACAATTGGTCTTTTACTCGGATAAATGGCATTTGACTCATTTATACCTCTGAACAGAAATCAAATATTCACAAACGACAGAATTTCCTGAGACATTCTTACAGGAAGAAAAGAAAcgtaaagttaaaaaaaaaaaaaaaaggcttaatATTTCAAGGCTTATTCCATATCAAATTCTTTCAGTGACTTGGGACTGCATATGATGTCAAACGGCTTCTCAAGACTGTCCTTTAAGATGGAAATCTGCCCCTCCTTTAGCAGTATGTCTTCGTCGAGGGCTTCGATCTTTCTCCTCAGAGAATGAGCATCTTCAAGCATGCGCATGTTAGTCTTTCGCAGGTTATTGGCTTCCTGCCACACAATATCCCTCTCTTCGGTAACTGTTTTGAGTGTACCCCGAAGAGCACTCAATTCCTTCATGGAGTCTTGAAGGTCTTGCTGAATCTGGTTGATGCTCTCATCTTTCTTCAGCATCTGTTTATCATTGTGAATTTTAAGTTGCTATGATCAAGTAGAGCAAAATATGCAAAATATAAAAAGCAGCACCTGTTAATGTCGGTAAATCAATGTTACATTCGCAAATATTAACTTCAAATGGGATTGTGTGTCTCGGACTTTTATGAGACAGGCCTACAGGATGCTGCTAGAGCCAAACTCCTAAAAGATAGATTTCACAATCACGGTGTGGAATACTAAGTAGCTAGTACGAGGTGCAGCTAGAATAAGCATTCTTCATGCATTTAAAAAAGAACTAGGCTGATATTGAATCATGGCATCATTGGAAAGTATTTTGCAGAATAGCAACAGCGGAGTAAGATAGACAAAATGAAAAGAAGATGCAATATCCATACCCAGTTCGGTTGAACATAAGAAGatgatgttttattttgttgacAGATTCCAATGTTCTGCTgtaaaaatattgatttaagCTGATATGCACTCTTTTTCTTTGACAAGAAAAGGCTGACAACAGACACTGAACATGTATCATGAAGTAGGCAGCATATCTTTCTGATTAATCAATCACCTAAGTTGAATTAGCTGATGTTTGTATTAGTGTACGATCGagtcatatattattatactagtGCTGCATAATTTGCTGTAAAAAATCTGTCTCAGTATTTCTGAGGCAACGAAGCAGCCAAATAAGTTTGTTGAAATAATTTGAGGAGAAACTCGGTAGAGAATGTTTTGATCTTCAGATCACAAGTATGgctaaatttaatgaaattattACTACAAAAGAATTCAATTTATCACACAAAGAGAGTttataagagagagaaaattggTTCAGTATAAGTGATACAGACCTGAATCTCCATTTCCTTTGCCTTGTGGTTGAGACAAGAAAATTCATCCTGAAGCCTCTGTATCTCATTTTGCAGGACATCTTGGCTTCTTACTGAAGATGCTAACTCTGCCTGCAATTGTTCAAGGTCCAGCTCTTTAGAGTATAGCTTCTCGCGCAATACTCTAGTCAGCATAACTTCCACTTTTAACTTGAGTTCTATTTCATCCTACATAGGCAGAAACAACATAAACAAACCAAGCAAATGTCAGAGAAAAACTGTTTTTAGTACCATACCACAATTTGAATAGGATGTAGGAAAACTTTGCATCTTatgccataaaaaaaaaaaaaaaaaaaaaaaaaaaaaaaaaaaaaccaacataaGTGGAAAGGTCAGTTCAAACTGTTAATTTACGATCAGAACTATGAGTTTTCTTCTGTTCGACCCATTATCACGACTCATCAGATGAACATGTGTTTTATAAATGTTCTTTCAGTTAGCGTCCAAAAGAGTAAATCCTACCTTCTGAGCCTGATCTTTTGCATGCTTTGGATTACCACCTTCAGTACTTTGCACCACAGATTCTGATGCTTCTAAAGTGGACTTGTCATCCAATATCGCCAGCACCGTTTGTAAACTTCTCCTTAAACTTTCAACCCCTCGTTTTATGCTCTGGTACTTCAGAGTGTACTCAACAATGGAGTATCCCTCCAGATCACTCCTACGTTCTCCTTGATTTTCATGCTTCTTGCATTTGATAAACTCTAATAACTCAGCACAAAAGTGGCTGTTATCATCAAGTAATGATAAGGCCCGGGTCTGCAAACAATCTACTCTAGCACGAAGCTCCTGTTCAAGCCTTATAGAGGATAACCTATACCCATTTTCGCTGCTTTGGAAACGATCTATTAATGAAATGTTCTCATTCCTAAGGGACTCAATTTCAATCACGCAGGATTCAACCTCTCTCCTCAGCTTCTGCTCTATGCCCGTCAATCTCATAAGCTCCATTTGCAGCCTACTTCTACTATCTCCGCTTTCTCTTGATTTCTTATCTAATTCATCACTATAGCCCTGTCTCAGCCCACTGATGGTCTTATCTTGTTCATTGCGGATCCTTTGAAGTCTCACGACCATTTTATGTAATCCCTtattctcctcttctttctccttgTAGCTTCTTTTTAGTTGGTCTCTTTCCTCTTTTGCCTCGTTAAATTGAACTTCCATCTCAGATAAGATCTGTCGAAGatcattattctttttttgCACTTCCTCTGCTGTAGCTGTGAGTTCTTTACATTGAGTTTCCGAGTTCATTAACCTACTATGTGCTGCAGCTTCATTTGCTTGAAGTGAAGAAACTTCTCTTTGAAGTGCAACGTTTTGCTCTGCGAGTTCTCTTAccctctccctcagcctctgTTCTTCAGTCTGGAATTTCACAAGCTTCTGTGACCAGTCATTTGACCTTCTGTCCAACTCCTTCTCCAAAGTCAACTGCACTTCACTCTTCTCCTTCTCAAGCCTCCTTGTTCTCGTATCCAATTCCACCTTCGATTGTTTATACTGCTCTTTAGCAGAGAATCTCTCAGCTAGACGGGACCTAATCTGTGAGGATAGCTCCAGCGCAAGGTACTTCCTATCCTCATTCATATCCTGAATCATTTGAAGCAATTCCGTCAAGCTTAAACCCTTATTCCTAAGTAATTCAATCTCAGAATTTTCTCGCGTGAACCTCTCTTCCATCTCTTTAGCTTTTCTAAGTAACTTCTCATCAGTATCTTGTTCCTCCGGTGAAGAATCAGATGACTTCTCTGGCCTAAGGCTCAAAGAACCATTTTCCAAATAGCAAGTTTGCCCTCGAGGTCCGTGCAACTCCTCAGATGTATCCTCGTATATATCTTcaatggtggtggtggtttcTGATTCATGATCTCGTAACTTAATCAATTTTCCAGTGAATAAATGTGACTGTCTCTCGTTATTCCTTCTCAAATTTTTGGCAGCGAAGGCAATCCTGACATCATCTCTGAATGAATAGGTCCTAAGGCTGTCTTTAGTGGAAGTTGGTGAAGATGGTGCTGTGGACTGAGCTCGTGGCGGCTTTCCCAAAATGGAAACTGGAGGCTTTCCTGATAGAGTACCATCATTTACTGCTCTAGAGAAATTCCCACGAGTCTCACTTGGTTTGTTGATCACATCCTGCTCTCCGTCAATGTAGAGGTCAAGCACTTCATTGTTGTTAGAGAAATTGGATTTATGAATGGGGCCGCATCTTAGTGCTATAGGAGAGCTGTAAGAGGAGTTTCCAGATGAACATAGGTAACCTCTCGAGCAAGGAGAATCAAATTCATGAGCTTCTAGGGACTTCCGGACCTCGGTGAGATTGTTTCCTCTCTTTCCTGCATGCC from Ananas comosus cultivar F153 linkage group 18, ASM154086v1, whole genome shotgun sequence encodes:
- the LOC109724034 gene encoding tRNA-specific adenosine deaminase 2 isoform X2, which produces MEVASGDDSTSTIAFMELALEQAQFALDNLEVPIGCVIVEDRKVIASGSNRTTATRNGTRHAEMEAIDALLEEWQKIGLNQLEVAEKFSRCDLYVTCEPCIMCATALSILGIRQVYFGCANDKFGGCGSILSLHENVSDNISRNGSTQTKGFKCTGGLMSEHAIALLRYFYEQGNPNAPKPHRPVQGSQQLH
- the LOC109724034 gene encoding tRNA-specific adenosine deaminase 2 isoform X1, with protein sequence MEVASGDDSTSTIAFMELALEQAQFALDNLEVPIGCVIVEDRKVIASGSNRTTATRNGTRHAEMEAIDALLEEWQKIGLNQLEVAEKFSRCDLYVTCEPCIMCATALSILGIRQVYFGCANDKFGGCGSILSLHENVSDNISSRNGSTQTKGFKCTGGLMSEHAIALLRYFYEQGNPNAPKPHRPVQGSQQLH
- the LOC109724031 gene encoding cingulin-like, which encodes MRRFFSFRSSAANNGCTNVVPPTSNHKKKDAKTTAGETLYGGSRTPEESSFKSRKRYPKSEESSSPHLRRSLSFSSPAAYGGFEVGEQNCMGDLSESSETCRRETHHFGECPVHCHSSTPERHAGKRGNNLTEVRKSLEAHEFDSPCSRGYLCSSGNSSYSSPIALRCGPIHKSNFSNNNEVLDLYIDGEQDVINKPSETRGNFSRAVNDGTLSGKPPVSILGKPPRAQSTAPSSPTSTKDSLRTYSFRDDVRIAFAAKNLRRNNERQSHLFTGKLIKLRDHESETTTTIEDIYEDTSEELHGPRGQTCYLENGSLSLRPEKSSDSSPEEQDTDEKLLRKAKEMEERFTRENSEIELLRNKGLSLTELLQMIQDMNEDRKYLALELSSQIRSRLAERFSAKEQYKQSKVELDTRTRRLEKEKSEVQLTLEKELDRRSNDWSQKLVKFQTEEQRLRERVRELAEQNVALQREVSSLQANEAAAHSRLMNSETQCKELTATAEEVQKKNNDLRQILSEMEVQFNEAKEERDQLKRSYKEKEEENKGLHKMVVRLQRIRNEQDKTISGLRQGYSDELDKKSRESGDSRSRLQMELMRLTGIEQKLRREVESCVIEIESLRNENISLIDRFQSSENGYRLSSIRLEQELRARVDCLQTRALSLLDDNSHFCAELLEFIKCKKHENQGERRSDLEGYSIVEYTLKYQSIKRGVESLRRSLQTVLAILDDKSTLEASESVVQSTEGGNPKHAKDQAQKDEIELKLKVEVMLTRVLREKLYSKELDLEQLQAELASSVRSQDVLQNEIQRLQDEFSCLNHKAKEMEIQMLKKDESINQIQQDLQDSMKELSALRGTLKTVTEERDIVWQEANNLRKTNMRMLEDAHSLRRKIEALDEDILLKEGQISILKDSLEKPFDIICSPKSLKEFDME